GAGGTTCACGTGGTCTATGCGGGTGATCCCCAGAGCCCTCAGGGTCTTCGTGCCGATGTCCACGTACTTATGGCTCTCGTTGAGCTTCTTGAGGGGGACCATGAAGACCACCTTCACCAGGTTCCCCGCCCTGTCGTAGGCGAGGAAAGGGCCTTCGGGCAGGGTGCTCGGGTCCACGTAGAGGGTGCCGAGGCCGGGGATGAAATTGGGGAGGGCCCCCTTCAGGGCCTCGCTCACGTTCACGTAGGGGGCCGAAGGGGGGCCTTCCGTACCTGGAGCATCTGGGCCAGGCCCAGGCCAAGGGCCACCGCCAAAGAGACCATCACGAGCGCTTTCGCCTTCCTTATACGTCTACCTCCTTAGGAGCCCTCTGGGGCTCCACCCATCCCTACGGCCGGAGGGCGGGTGGTGGATGAGGCCAAACCGGCCGGGCTTTCCGCCCGTATGGTAGGGTGGAGGCGGATGGGCTTGCCCGCCGATTCCCTCTCCGACGAGGCCCTCCTCGCCTTGGTGGCCCGCGGGGACGAGGAGGCCTTCCGCGCCCTTTTCCGACGCTACGCGGGAAGCTTCCTCGCCCTGGCGCGCAGGATGGGCTTGGATGGGGCGGCGGCAGAGGACGTGGTGCAGGAGGCGATGATAAGGGTCTGGCAGAAGGCCAAGGAGTTTGACCCCAGGCGCGGGAGCGCCCGGGCTTTTCTCCTCACCCTGGGGCACCACGCGGCGGTGGACGAGGTGCGCAGGCGGGCCGCGAGGCCCCTTCCCCTGGAGCCCGATCCCGAGAGGGAGGAGGAGGCCTTTGACCTTCCGGGGCCTGGGCTGGACGAGGAGGGCCACCTGGACCGCACCCGCCTCGGCCGGGCCCTGAAGGCCCTATCCCCGGAGGAGCGGCGGGTGATTGAGGTCCTCTACTACCAGGGCTACACCCACCGGGAGGCGGCGAGCCTCCTCGGCCTCCCCCTGGGAACCCTCAAAACCTGGGCCCGAAGGGCCCTTTCCAAGCTCAAGGAGGTGCTCCGTGAGCCCTGAGGAGGTCCGGGAACTTCTCCCCCTTTACGCCCTCGGGGCCCTCACCCCCGAGGAGCGGGCCCGGGTAGAGGAGGCCCTAAAGCGCTACCCCGAGCTCTGGCCCGAAGCCAAGGCCCTTCTGGAGACGGCGGCGGAGCTCGCCGCGGGCCTCCCCCAGGAGCCGGTGCCCCGGGGCCTCGAGGAGCGGGTCCTCCGCCGCATCCGCCCAAGGCGCCTTCCCTTCCTCCCCCTCCTCGCCCGGGCGGCCGCGGTCCTGGCCTTCCTCCTCGTGGGCTACGGGGCCTACTTCGGCCTCTCCTGGACCCTGAGCCTCGGAGCCCCCACCACCCGCGTCTACGCCCTGGTGGGCCCGGAGGGGACGCCCGTGGGGCGGGCGGTGGTCCGGGGGGACGGGGAGGCCCTGGTGGTCCTGAAGGCCCCGGCGCCCGCGGGCCGGGTCTACCAGGCCTGGGGTCTGGGGAAAGGGGATCCTGTGCCCCTGCCCACCTTCCGCCTCCCCCTCAAAGTGGTGCGCCTGCCGGAAGGGGCGGAGGCCCTGGCCGTCTCCCTCGAGCCCCCGGGGGGAAGCCAAAGGCCCACGGAGATCCTCGGCCTGCCCCGGCCCTAAAGGCTTGACATCCAAACTCCCCCCTCGGGCCGTAGGGAAGGGCGAGGGGGAAACCCCTCGCCCTTCAAGGAGGTGGTTATGGAACGGATTCTGGCGCGCAGGCAGTTCATGAGGGTGCTCACGGCCACCGGGCTCTCCGCGGCCTTCGCGGGAAGCCTCCTGGACCGGGCCTTGGCGGCCCACGGGGGGCCCTCGGACGCGGACATCCTGCAGCTCGCCCTCACGGCGGAGTACCTGGCCGTGGACGCCTACACCAAAAGCCTCTTCGGCGGCTTCCAGGGCCTGGTGAAGGACTACCTCGAGGCCGCCCTGACCCAGGAGGAGGCCCACGTGAAGGCCCTGCGGGACACCTTGAGCGCCCTCGGGGTGAAGCCCGTGGAGAAGCCCAGCTTCGTCTACCCCGTGGAGTTCCTCCCCCGGAACCAGCTCGCCATCCTGAGGCTTTTGAACGCCCTGGAGGACGCCTTCGTGGGGGCCTACCTCGGGGCCCTGCCCCTCATCCAGAGCAAAGACGTTCTCAAGGCCGCGGGGGCCATCCTGGGGAACGAGGCGGCCCACCGGGCCACGGTGCGGGCCTCGCGGATCCTCCTTGGGGACCAGGAGCTCCCTGGGCCCCGCTCCCCCGCGGACCGGGCCTTTGAGGTGGCCATCACCCCGGAGGAGGCGCAGAAGGCGGTCTCGGGCTTCATCCGGAAGTAAACCTGCCTAGGGGAGGCCCCGGGGCTCCCCCGGGGCCTTGCCACATCCATGGAGGGCCTCTTCTACCTGGCGGCCACCGGCCGGCTGAGCGAGCTCAACCAGGTGGGGGGCAACGCCCAGATCCTCCTTCCCCCGGGCTTCAACGGCACGAGCCCGGTTCCGGGGCTTACGGGGGACCTCCTGGACCTGGCCGATCGGAGAATGTACCGGGCCAAGCGCCGCAAGAAAGGTTAGATCGTCTTGCTCCTCTCGGCCCCGAGGAAAGGACTCCTTGGCGAACCCTTCCCGTGATGGAGAACTCCTGCCGCGCCATTAAAAGGGAACCGGGAAAGCGTCTTTAGGGGAACGTCTTCGGGATGGCGTTGGTCACGGAAGGCGTAGCCGATCTTCCTCCTCGGCACCTTGGCGGGAGGGCCGCCGGGCTTAGGGGCGGGGACGGGGGGCCCCAGGGGGCCCCACTCCTCACCGTGACCATCGTTGAGGCCTCTGGGGTAGGATCGTTTAAGGAGCCCTCCAAGGATACCCCCCTTCTACGACAGCCTCTTATAGCCCTCTCAGGAAGCGGAGGAGGGCTTCCCGGTCCGCCTTGGGCAGGGCCATGAAGCGCCGCTTGGCCTCCTCGGCCTCCCCGCCGTGCCAGAGGATGGCCTCCTCGAGGCTTTGCGCCCGCCCGTCGTGGAGGTAGACCTCTTCCCCCAGGACCTTGCGGGTGAGGCCGATCCCCCAGAGGGGCGGGGTGCGCCACTCCGCGGGGGAGGCCGCGCCTTCCGCTACCCCGTCGGCGAGGGCCTCCCCCATGTCGTGGAGGAGGAGGTCGGTGTAGGCGGGAAGCCCCCCGAGGCGCTCCCGGTGGCAGCTTGCGCACCCCACCTCCCGGAAGAGCCTTTTCCCCCGGAGGTCCTCGGGGAGGTGCCGGGGGGCGGGCACCGCCAGGTGCGCCACGTAGAAGGTCACCCGTTCCAGCTCCTCCTCGCTCACCTCGGCCCGCCCCTCCTCCGGGAAGAGGGGCGTGGAAAGCCCCATGTCCTCCCGATAGGCCAGGGCGCTCTGCTCTAAGAGGCTAGTCGTGCTCGCCTTCCAGCCGAAGCGGCCAAGGCCCCCTTCCAGGCGAGCGGCCCTCCCCGAGATCCCGTCCCCGTCTTGGTCCTGGGGGTCTTCTAGGGCCAGGATGGCCGCCTCGGGAACCTTTTCCAAAAGCCCGGCCCCGAAGACGGGTGGGGCGATGCGGAGGCTATAAGCCCCGGGCACGGGTTTCCCTTCGGGGTCCAGGACCCTCAGGCGGGGGCGCCTTAGGCGGTAGGGCGTGCCGTCGGGGTAGCGGCCCTCCACCTCTTCCCAGTAGAGCTCCACCCGGCCTTCCGGGGTGTGGCCGGGGAGGGCGTGGTCCTGGAGCTGGAAGCCGAAGAGGGGATGGGGGGACTGCCCGTCTGGGGCCCGGGTGCGCACCAAGGCCTCGCTCCTTTCCGCGAAAAGGGGCCTTCCCCGCCCGTCCCCCACGTGGCAGCCCGCGCAGGACTGGTGGACGAAGCGGGGCCCGAGCCCGTCCTCCCGCACGAAGACCCGTTGGAAGGCCTGGTCGCCGAGGCGGAAGGCCTCCAAGGCCTCCTCGGGGAGGCCGGGCAGGGGGTGCCCGAAGGCGCGGGAGGAGGCGTCCTGCACCAGGTACCGGGCGGGAAGCCCGGCGAGGAGAAGGGGGAGAAGCCCGAGAAGAAGGCGGCGCATACCCATCGTCTCAGGGGGAGAAGCGCCCGGGGCCTAAAGGCCCCGGGCGCCGGTTAGCGGAGGAGGTCCTCCAGGGCCTTGACCAGGGGCTCCACCTCTTCCTTGGGCGCCGCGGCGCGCACCTTGGCCTCGAGGGCCTCCACGAGCTTCAGGGCCTCCTCCTCCCGGGGAGGAAGTGCCGCTCCATGGCGGCAAGCTGCCCCTCGGGAGGCAGGTAGTCGTAAAGGGCGGTGGGGGCGATGCGGGAAAGCTCGGGGTAGAGCCTTCCCTGAAAGCCCGTATAGCCCAGGATGAGGTCCGGCTTTAGGGCGGCCAGGAGTTCCAGGTTTGGGGCGGTGCGGCTCCCTAGGTTTTGGATCCCCGGAGGGAGGCTTAACCGCACCCACCGGGGGAAGTCCTCGAGGTCCGCCCCCGCCACGGGCCTCACCCCGAGGAGGAGGAGGTCCTCGAGGGGACGCCAGTCCAGGGTCACCACCCGCTTGGGGGGGGCGGGGAGGCAGACCTCTCCCAGGTCATGGGCCACCCGCCCCCCTGGGCAGGCGGCCTGGGCCAAGGCCAAAGCAACAACCCATCCCACCAGCCAAAGACTCTTCTGCATCGCTTTCCCCCTCAGTTCAGATGGCGAAGCAGGGCGCGGGGCGGCTCCTTTCCCGGGAGAAGCCCCTGACGCAGCAGCCGGAGGAGCCCCCACCCTTCCCCCTTCCGGAACCTAAGGCCCACCGAGCCGAGCCACACCGCTCCCTCGTCGTTCCCCTGGGCGAGGAGGTCCTCCAGCACCTGGGCCAGGAAGGTGAGCCCCTCCGGCGTGAGGCGGAAGGTGGCCGCGTCCCAGTGGAGGTGGTAGGTACCCCCGTTGCAGGAGCAACGGGCCAGGTAGCGGCCCTCGGAGAGCCGGGCCACCACCTCGGCGTGCTCAGGCTCCACGGACCACCTCCCGGGGCAGGGGCACCCAGAAGGTAGGCCCCCCGGGCTGCCCCAGAACGCTAAAGGCCACCTCGTAGACCTCTTCCAGGAGACCGGGGTGCAGAACGGCCTGGGGAGGGCCATAGGCCACGGCCCTCCCCTCCTTCAGGAGAAGCACCCGGTCCGCGAAGAGGCCCGCCAGGTTGAGGTCGTGGAGCACGGCCACCACGCCTTTTCCCTCGTAGGCCAGGGCCCGGAAGAGGCAGAGGAGCTCGAGGGCGTACCTCGGGTCCAGGTGGTTGGTGGGCTCGTCCAGGAGGAGCCGGGCCTCCTGGTTGAGGAGCCGGGCCACCTCCACCCGCATGGCCTCGCCCCCCGAGAGGCTCGGGAAAAGGCGCTCCTTAAGGGAAAGGGCCCGCACCCTTTCTAGGGCCTCGAGGGTTTTCCGGTGGTCCAAGGGACGCTCCCGCCCCACCAGGTGGGGAAGCCGCCCCAGGAAGGCCACCTCGTAGGCGGTATAGGGGAAGGCCATCTCCCGCACCTGGGAGAGGACCGCCCGTTGGCGAGCCAGGGCCTGGGGCCCGTAGACGGCGAGGGGCTCTCCCAGGAGGAAGACCTCTCCTTCCGTGGGCCTAAGCTCCCCGGCGAGGAGCCTTAGGAGGGTGGTCTTGCCGCTGCCGTTGGGTCCCAGGACCGCCAGGAACTCCCCCTCCCCCACGGCGAGGTCCACGCCCCTAAGGAGCCAGCGCTCCCCTACACGGTAGCCGAGGTTCTGGACTTTAAGCACGGTACACCTCCCGCTTGTGCCGTAAGACCAGGTAGAGGAAGAAAGGCCCCCCCAGGAGGGCCGTGACCACCCCCACGGGGATCTCCGCCGGGGCCGCCAGGGTGCGGGCGAGGAGGTCGGCCAAGACCGCCAGGCTCCCTCCCAGCAGGGCGGAACCGGGGAGGAGGTAGCGGTGGTCGGGCCCCGCCAGGAGCCGGAAGAGATGGGGGGCCACCAGGCCTAAAAACCCCACCCCACCCGCCAGGGCCACGGCCACCCCCACGCCCAGGGCAGCCCCCGCAACCGCCCGGCGCTTAAGGCGCTCCAGGTCTATTCCCAGGTGGAAGGCCTCCCGTTCCCCTAGGGCCAGGGCGTTGAGGGGCCGGGCCAGGGGAAGGAGGAGGGCGAAGGCCAGGAAGGCGAAGGGCACCCCTACGAGGAGGAGGCGCCAGGTGAGGGCGGAAAATCCGCCCAGGGTCCAGAAGGTGAGGCTCCTAAGCTCCTCCTCCGTGGCCAAGAAGGTGAGGAGCCCGATTCCCGCTCCCACGAGGGCGTTGAGGGCGATGCCCGAGAGGAGGAGGATGGTCACTTGGGTCCCCCAGGGGCTTTGGGCCAGGCGCCAGAGGAGGGAGGTGGCGAGAAGCCCCCCCAGGAAGGCGAAGAGGGGGAGGGCGTAGACTTCCAGGGGCCCTGCCCCGGGCACCAGCACGATGAAGAGGGCCGCCCCCAAGGCCGCCCCCGAGGAGACCCCGATGAGCCCCGGGTCCACAAGGGGGTTCCGGAAAAGCCCCTGGAGCACCGCCCCCGCCAGGGCCAAAAGCCCCCCCACCACGGCCGCCCCCAGAACCCGGGGAAGGCGTAGGGCGACGAGGACCTGGTACTCCACCCCCTCGCCCCTGAGGAGGATCCCCGGGATGGCCAGAGGGGGAATGGGGTAGGCTCCAAGCCCCGCCCCCAGGAGGAGGGTGAGGGGAAGGGCGAGGGAGAATCCGAGGAGGGCCAGGCGGTAGCGGCGGAAGCGGGGGAAGAGGCCTACCATCTTGCCCCCCGGAAGGCGGCCTCGAGGCTTTCGGGAACCGGTTTGCCCAAGAGGAGGAGGAGCAGGGCCGCTTTGAAAAAGGCCCGGAGGAACAGGTAGTTCTTCACGGCCCCACCTCCACGAAGCCCTCCTGCAGGTAGGCGGCCCGGAAGAGGTCCAAGGCCGCCCTTCCCGCCCTTGGGCCGAAGCTACCCAGGTAGAGGTCGTCCATGGCCACCACCTTCCGCTTCTGCCCGGCCGGGGTCTGGGCCACGCCAGGAAGCTTCAGGAGGCCCTCCAGACCCCCTACGCTTTCCAGACCCTTCTTGAAGACCACGATCACCTCGGGCCTTGCGGCCACCACGCTCTCCGCCGTCATAGGCTGGCACTCCCGGATACCCTTGGCGGCATTCTCCAGGCCCGCAAGCTCCATCACCCCCACGGGGGTGCTCCCCTCTCCGCAGACGAAGGTGGTCCCGGGGCCCCGAAGGTAGAGGAAAAGGGCTCTAAGCTTCCCCTTGGCGGCGTGTTGGGCCTGGAAGGCCCTAAGGAGCAGGAGGTCCCGCTCCAGAGCCCGCACCAGGGCTTCGCCCTGCTCCACCCTTCCCACGGCCTGGGCCACGGTGCGGATCTTGGCCTTGGCCCCTTCCACGCTGGGCTCGGTGGGCACCAGGACCACGGCCACCCCCGCCCTCTCCAGCTGCTCCACCACCTCCTTGGGCCGCACATCCTCCCGCCCGATCACCAGGGTGGGCTTGAGGGAAAGAATCCCCTCGGCGGAGAGGCGGAACTGGTAGCCCACGCTGGGAAGCCTCTGGGCCTCGGGAGGGTAGTAGCTGGAGTCGTCCCGGCCCACCACCTTCTCCCCCACCCCCAGGGCGAAGAGGATCTCGGTGGTGATCCCGTCCAGGCTGACGATGCGCTCCACGGAGCGCACCTCCACCACCTTCCCCCGGGCGTCCACGACCCGATAGGACTGGGCCGAGGCCAGGGCGCCGAAGACCCCTAGAAGCAAGAGAAGCCTTCTCATCCTTTCACCTCCACTTCCTCAAGCCTCAGGACCAAGACCCCCAGGCCCTCTCCTTCCACCACCACCTCCCGCTCCACGGGGAGCCAGTAGGGGCCCACCTGGGCGTACTCGTCCCGGAACCTTTCCACCTTGAGGAGGTGCCCCCGAGGATCCCGGTGGACCAGGAGGAAGCGGTGGGGCAGAAGCCTCTCCCCCACTTCCCGCCAGGTCTCCAGGTGGATGCGGAAGGAACCCTCGGGGAGGTGGCGCTCAATGAGGGCGAGCCGCCCCTCCTTAACCCAGATGCGGGACCGGAAGGGGTCCTCGAGGGCGATCCCCGTGCCCAAGGGCCCCTCGGCAAAGAGGCGCATAGGGTAGCGTCCCTCGCCTTCCTCAAAGGGGGCAGGGCGGCGGTGTCCGAGGAGGGAACCGAGCTCCTTTTCCGCGATAGCGCCGGCCTCCCCAAAGAGACCAAGGGTCTTTGGGGCAAAGCCCTCGGCCTCCACAGCGCCTACGTACCAGACGCCGTCCAAACACAGGCCTAGGCGGGCCCGGAACCCGGGAAAGTCAGGAGGCAGGGTGTAGATCCGTTCCCGGGCCCGTTTCAGAAGGACCCATGCGGGAGGGGTTTCAACCATCCCTCCCCTCCGAGTCCAGGACCACCTCAAAGGCCTCCAGCCTGTTCGGCCCCAGGAAGGCCTCCTTGGGCAGGGTGCCGCTCCGGGCGTGCCCCTCCTTGAAGGCGGGGCTTTCTGTCCAGGCCCGGAAGGCCTCCTCGCTCTCCCAGAGGGTCATGACGACGTAGGGGTCCCCCGGGTTCTTGGGCCTCAGGACCAGGTTGCGGATAAACCCCGGCATCCGGTCCACGAGCCGGGCCCTCTGCCGGAAGGCCTCCTCAAACTGCTCGGCGTACTCGGGCCGCACGGGGATGCGGTTCATCGTCACGAACACGGGCGCACCTCCTGGAGGCCAGGCTAGCCAGGGGGGAGGTAAAAGTCAAGTATTCCGGTCGGATTTTATGAGTATTGCGAACGATAACTCCTCGCAATACAGGCCCCCTTTCACGCCTCCGGTTTGACGACCGGGTACATGTATCTTGCCCCCTGATCCCCGCCGCACAGTATCCCGGTCGTCAAAGACCGCATCCACATGGAAGGCCCACAGGGTCGGGTGGCCAATCCTCTACGAGGCTAACGAGGTTTGCAACCATCGCTGTTCACCCTCCTTTCGGCCTTCATCCTATGTTTCAATCCTCTACGAGGCTGACGAGGTTTGCAACTCCCAAGGGGGGGCTTCACCCCGCGAACAACGCACTCGCCGTTTCAATCCTCTACGAGGCTGACGGGGTTTGCAACGGGGCTCACCCCCCAACCCCATACCCCCCCGGATGGGTTTCAATCCTCTACGAGGCTGACGGGGTTTGCAACGGAGTCCGGCGATGAGGGCGTAGAAGCGCCCATTCCTGTTTCAATCCTCTACGAGGCTGACGGGGTTTGCAACGCGGATAGGGCATAGCGATAGGGTGGCCGTAGTGGGGTTTCAATCCTCTACGAGGCTGACGGGGTTTGCAACGGGTACATCACATGGGCGGACGTGGTGAAGAGGAGGGTTTCAATCCTCTACGAGGCTGACGGGGTTTGCAACCCAAAAGACCAAAAGGGCGATAAGGATGCTTATCACTCAGTTTCAATCCTCTACGAGGCTGACGGGGTTTGCAACCAGGAGGGCCGCCGGGGAGTAGCTGGGCTGGGCCCGGTTTCAATCCTCTACGAGGCTGACGGGGTTTGCAACGCTGGTGGACGAGCTGGCTGAGGGGCTTCCCAAGCCGTTTCAATCCTCTACGAGGCTGACGGGGTTTGCAACGGAGGCCCCCCTGGACTGGAGAGAGGGGTATCGGCTGTTTCAATCCTCTACGAGGCTGACGGGGTTTGCAACGTGGCAGCGGTGCCAGATTGACAACGTGGACTACAACGTTTCAATCCTCTACGAGGCTGACGGGGTTTGCAACAGGATTAGGTTGTGCTGTTCAGCCTCCCTTTCCACAACCCAGTTTCAATCCTCTACGAGGCTGACGGGGTTTGCAACGGCCCCCTCCAGGAAGCGGCTCCAGGCGGGGGGTCTTGAGGCCATTTTCGCACGCGGGGGGATTATGCGTCAACCT
The sequence above is drawn from the Thermus thermophilus HB8 genome and encodes:
- a CDS encoding DUF5602 domain-containing protein; amino-acid sequence: MSEALKGALPNFIPGLGTLYVDPSTLPEGPFLAYDRAGNLVKVVFMVPLKKLNESHKYVDIGTKTLRALGITRIDHVNLIPSGPHPGVSEPHYHIELVLVSVDQERKVLEGEPY
- a CDS encoding sigma-70 family RNA polymerase sigma factor, with amino-acid sequence MGLPADSLSDEALLALVARGDEEAFRALFRRYAGSFLALARRMGLDGAAAEDVVQEAMIRVWQKAKEFDPRRGSARAFLLTLGHHAAVDEVRRRAARPLPLEPDPEREEEAFDLPGPGLDEEGHLDRTRLGRALKALSPEERRVIEVLYYQGYTHREAASLLGLPLGTLKTWARRALSKLKEVLREP
- a CDS encoding anti-sigma factor, producing the protein MSPEEVRELLPLYALGALTPEERARVEEALKRYPELWPEAKALLETAAELAAGLPQEPVPRGLEERVLRRIRPRRLPFLPLLARAAAVLAFLLVGYGAYFGLSWTLSLGAPTTRVYALVGPEGTPVGRAVVRGDGEALVVLKAPAPAGRVYQAWGLGKGDPVPLPTFRLPLKVVRLPEGAEALAVSLEPPGGSQRPTEILGLPRP
- a CDS encoding ferritin-like domain-containing protein, yielding MERILARRQFMRVLTATGLSAAFAGSLLDRALAAHGGPSDADILQLALTAEYLAVDAYTKSLFGGFQGLVKDYLEAALTQEEAHVKALRDTLSALGVKPVEKPSFVYPVEFLPRNQLAILRLLNALEDAFVGAYLGALPLIQSKDVLKAAGAILGNEAAHRATVRASRILLGDQELPGPRSPADRAFEVAITPEEAQKAVSGFIRK
- a CDS encoding di-heme oxidoredictase family protein, yielding MRRLLLGLLPLLLAGLPARYLVQDASSRAFGHPLPGLPEEALEAFRLGDQAFQRVFVREDGLGPRFVHQSCAGCHVGDGRGRPLFAERSEALVRTRAPDGQSPHPLFGFQLQDHALPGHTPEGRVELYWEEVEGRYPDGTPYRLRRPRLRVLDPEGKPVPGAYSLRIAPPVFGAGLLEKVPEAAILALEDPQDQDGDGISGRAARLEGGLGRFGWKASTTSLLEQSALAYREDMGLSTPLFPEEGRAEVSEEELERVTFYVAHLAVPAPRHLPEDLRGKRLFREVGCASCHRERLGGLPAYTDLLLHDMGEALADGVAEGAASPAEWRTPPLWGIGLTRKVLGEEVYLHDGRAQSLEEAILWHGGEAEEAKRRFMALPKADREALLRFLRGL
- a CDS encoding ABC transporter substrate-binding protein, whose product is MQKSLWLVGWVVALALAQAACPGGRVAHDLGEVCLPAPPKRVVTLDWRPLEDLLLLGVRPVAGADLEDFPRWVRLSLPPGIQNLGSRTAPNLELLAALKPDLILGYTGFQGRLYPELSRIAPTALYDYLPPEGQLAAMERHFLPGRRRP
- a CDS encoding ABC transporter ATP-binding protein → MLKVQNLGYRVGERWLLRGVDLAVGEGEFLAVLGPNGSGKTTLLRLLAGELRPTEGEVFLLGEPLAVYGPQALARQRAVLSQVREMAFPYTAYEVAFLGRLPHLVGRERPLDHRKTLEALERVRALSLKERLFPSLSGGEAMRVEVARLLNQEARLLLDEPTNHLDPRYALELLCLFRALAYEGKGVVAVLHDLNLAGLFADRVLLLKEGRAVAYGPPQAVLHPGLLEEVYEVAFSVLGQPGGPTFWVPLPREVVRGA
- a CDS encoding FecCD family ABC transporter permease, with the protein product MVGLFPRFRRYRLALLGFSLALPLTLLLGAGLGAYPIPPLAIPGILLRGEGVEYQVLVALRLPRVLGAAVVGGLLALAGAVLQGLFRNPLVDPGLIGVSSGAALGAALFIVLVPGAGPLEVYALPLFAFLGGLLATSLLWRLAQSPWGTQVTILLLSGIALNALVGAGIGLLTFLATEEELRSLTFWTLGGFSALTWRLLLVGVPFAFLAFALLLPLARPLNALALGEREAFHLGIDLERLKRRAVAGAALGVGVAVALAGGVGFLGLVAPHLFRLLAGPDHRYLLPGSALLGGSLAVLADLLARTLAAPAEIPVGVVTALLGGPFFLYLVLRHKREVYRA
- a CDS encoding heme/hemin ABC transporter substrate-binding protein, giving the protein MRRLLLLLGVFGALASAQSYRVVDARGKVVEVRSVERIVSLDGITTEILFALGVGEKVVGRDDSSYYPPEAQRLPSVGYQFRLSAEGILSLKPTLVIGREDVRPKEVVEQLERAGVAVVLVPTEPSVEGAKAKIRTVAQAVGRVEQGEALVRALERDLLLLRAFQAQHAAKGKLRALFLYLRGPGTTFVCGEGSTPVGVMELAGLENAAKGIRECQPMTAESVVAARPEVIVVFKKGLESVGGLEGLLKLPGVAQTPAGQKRKVVAMDDLYLGSFGPRAGRAALDLFRAAYLQEGFVEVGP
- a CDS encoding DUF3386 family protein; protein product: MVETPPAWVLLKRARERIYTLPPDFPGFRARLGLCLDGVWYVGAVEAEGFAPKTLGLFGEAGAIAEKELGSLLGHRRPAPFEEGEGRYPMRLFAEGPLGTGIALEDPFRSRIWVKEGRLALIERHLPEGSFRIHLETWREVGERLLPHRFLLVHRDPRGHLLKVERFRDEYAQVGPYWLPVEREVVVEGEGLGVLVLRLEEVEVKG
- a CDS encoding antibiotic biosynthesis monooxygenase family protein, producing the protein MFVTMNRIPVRPEYAEQFEEAFRQRARLVDRMPGFIRNLVLRPKNPGDPYVVMTLWESEEAFRAWTESPAFKEGHARSGTLPKEAFLGPNRLEAFEVVLDSEGRDG